A genomic stretch from Chitinophaga agri includes:
- a CDS encoding SusC/RagA family TonB-linked outer membrane protein — protein MRLSTILLLVFILQTSARSVYSQHITYSGRDVSLEQVFKVIKQQTGFVVFYDQELVGRTRPVTLHATDLPLESFLHKALVDQPLDYTIENKTIVISKRAMPVPVPYTAPPSMPVVSGVVLDERGVPVPGAIVRLMPTEDRGTTTVNDGTFILSAVPAGNYTLEVRHMAYLVARKKITVADTDVKVTISLTPQQRELKGVVISTGFQKLEKAVTPGSYTVVTAKELEETPDINLAKRLEGKVPGVRFDPVSNTIQIRSANNFLKSAPLIIIDGFPAMDQNLNLRPGYTPLLGDQVVTNNATLSAFNPNDIESITFLKDAAATAIWGSSAANGVIVIETKKGRRGEATAVNLGAIVSVAAPVSFSRLKRMNSRQYIDMEQEMFDANFYQDPYTHWRYPNPSEAVKYMFLAQRGEISAQERDAQLERLANTNADPQIRKYMMRPAVTQQYNLSLAGGGRSSSYHVSGNYSKDQPSYRSNSTTNYTMNSNFTSDILGGRAKLNAGLTHNYSSSVVNTATLSVLQPGMFGVRPYDLLVDQNGQSISYNTIFKPEVEDSLHNKLGLLPWTYNPVDQLNYSNTTYEKQQTRMQLSLSARINSWAELQFSGMYQRSSQEITSLDEPESFDARDKLNNATSVQNGKLVYGIPLGGIMKNLNTWSTDYGARAQLNINKQWNNIHRLTFLAGTDIREAKSHGYRQTRYGYDVNTGTAQAWNATTPYRSFYGGNVTIGYQDGAMLSDIKRYLSYFSNANYSLQDKYHVSGSVRFDDYSMFGVDRHNRAIPLWSAGLKWDLRKEQFMSAITWLDALSLRTTYGTAGTAPSFGSNITIVNVYAPDQFTGLPFASLGSPGNQQLGWETTATLNGGFEADVMHGLLNITFDIYSKRPRGILVDLPINTTYGWQSVPYNTATMKSHGLELGINANLIRTRDWNYNATLNLAYNTNKVTDARFPVTNAAILADAPIQGLPIDYVMALPWAGLDNQGQTQIRNHEGKILNAYDGEPVTDKDWIAVGRREPPVFGGFIHTVRYKQLSLSARATYYLGHKIFKRDILPGLYPSWGQAPGFLNTSSALVDRWRKPGDEAFTTIPGLLNANSTSLERYVQSDLNVISASNIRLDQLSLNYIVGAGMLKKIGAIKSMTLGATAGNLGVIWRKNKDGIDPMYVLSNNYATLAPSATYTFNLNVSF, from the coding sequence ATGCGATTATCAACCATTCTGCTCCTGGTATTTATATTGCAGACCAGCGCCAGGAGCGTCTATTCGCAGCATATTACCTATTCCGGTAGGGATGTGTCACTGGAACAGGTCTTCAAAGTGATCAAACAACAGACAGGCTTTGTCGTCTTCTACGACCAGGAGCTGGTAGGAAGAACCAGACCTGTCACCCTTCATGCCACAGACCTGCCGCTGGAGAGTTTCCTGCATAAAGCGCTGGTAGATCAGCCGCTCGATTACACTATAGAGAACAAGACCATCGTCATCTCCAAAAGAGCGATGCCCGTGCCTGTACCTTATACGGCACCTCCTTCCATGCCGGTCGTCTCCGGTGTGGTGCTGGATGAAAGAGGGGTACCAGTACCCGGCGCAATTGTAAGACTGATGCCCACAGAAGACAGGGGCACCACTACCGTGAATGATGGTACGTTTATACTGTCGGCCGTTCCCGCGGGTAACTATACACTTGAAGTAAGGCACATGGCTTATCTCGTTGCCAGAAAGAAAATTACGGTAGCTGATACAGATGTGAAAGTGACCATTTCGCTGACACCACAGCAGCGGGAGCTGAAAGGAGTGGTGATCAGTACTGGCTTTCAGAAGCTGGAGAAAGCCGTCACACCCGGATCCTATACCGTTGTTACAGCGAAGGAACTGGAAGAGACGCCCGATATCAATCTGGCTAAACGACTGGAAGGTAAAGTACCCGGTGTACGCTTCGATCCTGTCAGCAACACTATCCAGATCAGAAGTGCCAATAACTTCCTGAAGAGCGCTCCACTGATCATCATCGATGGTTTTCCTGCAATGGACCAGAATCTGAACCTGCGTCCGGGATATACCCCATTACTGGGAGATCAGGTTGTTACCAATAATGCGACCCTCAGCGCATTCAACCCAAACGATATTGAAAGCATTACCTTTCTCAAAGATGCTGCCGCTACTGCTATCTGGGGTTCCAGCGCAGCTAACGGGGTGATCGTTATTGAGACAAAGAAAGGCAGGCGGGGAGAAGCCACGGCTGTCAATCTCGGTGCTATTGTCAGCGTTGCCGCGCCTGTCAGCTTTTCCAGGTTAAAAAGGATGAACAGTCGTCAGTATATCGACATGGAACAGGAAATGTTTGACGCCAATTTTTATCAGGACCCTTATACGCACTGGCGATATCCCAATCCCAGTGAAGCAGTAAAATATATGTTCCTGGCACAGCGCGGAGAGATCTCTGCCCAGGAGCGCGATGCACAACTGGAAAGGCTGGCTAACACCAATGCTGATCCGCAGATACGCAAATATATGATGAGGCCTGCTGTGACACAGCAATATAATCTGTCACTGGCGGGCGGTGGACGAAGCAGCAGCTATCATGTATCGGGTAATTATTCAAAAGACCAGCCCTCTTACCGGAGTAATAGTACGACCAACTATACGATGAACAGTAACTTCACCTCAGATATACTGGGGGGACGTGCGAAACTGAATGCCGGTCTGACACATAATTATTCCAGCAGTGTGGTGAACACGGCGACGCTGTCTGTTCTGCAGCCAGGCATGTTCGGTGTAAGACCCTATGATCTGCTGGTAGATCAGAACGGCCAGTCGATCAGCTATAACACCATTTTTAAACCTGAAGTAGAAGACAGTCTGCATAATAAACTTGGATTGCTTCCCTGGACATACAATCCCGTCGATCAACTGAACTATTCCAATACAACATACGAAAAACAGCAAACGCGCATGCAGCTGTCCCTGTCTGCCCGTATCAATTCCTGGGCGGAATTGCAGTTTTCCGGCATGTATCAGCGCAGTTCACAGGAGATCACCTCCCTCGATGAACCGGAGAGTTTCGATGCACGCGATAAACTGAACAATGCCACCTCTGTACAGAATGGTAAACTGGTATATGGTATCCCACTGGGAGGGATTATGAAGAACCTGAACACCTGGTCAACCGACTATGGCGCCAGGGCACAGCTGAACATCAATAAGCAGTGGAATAATATTCACCGTCTGACATTCCTGGCGGGTACGGATATCCGTGAAGCGAAATCCCATGGCTACAGACAAACACGCTATGGCTATGATGTCAATACCGGCACTGCACAGGCATGGAATGCAACCACCCCATACAGGTCGTTCTATGGTGGGAACGTAACGATCGGTTATCAGGATGGTGCAATGCTCTCTGATATAAAACGCTACCTGTCTTATTTCTCCAATGCCAACTACTCACTGCAGGATAAATACCACGTGTCTGGAAGTGTGCGTTTTGACGATTACAGTATGTTTGGTGTTGACCGTCATAACAGGGCTATTCCGCTATGGTCTGCCGGTTTGAAATGGGACCTGCGCAAGGAACAGTTTATGTCCGCTATTACCTGGCTGGATGCATTATCGTTACGCACTACCTATGGCACGGCAGGTACTGCGCCATCTTTTGGATCGAACATCACAATAGTGAACGTATATGCGCCTGACCAGTTCACGGGCCTGCCGTTTGCCAGTCTCGGTTCTCCGGGTAACCAGCAGCTGGGATGGGAAACAACCGCGACGCTCAATGGTGGATTTGAAGCAGATGTCATGCATGGTCTGCTCAATATTACGTTTGACATTTATAGCAAACGTCCCCGTGGTATCCTTGTAGACCTGCCTATCAACACTACCTATGGCTGGCAATCTGTTCCCTACAATACGGCTACTATGAAAAGTCACGGTCTGGAGTTGGGTATTAACGCCAATTTGATCCGTACACGTGACTGGAATTATAATGCGACCCTGAACCTTGCCTATAATACCAATAAAGTGACAGATGCACGATTCCCGGTTACCAACGCTGCTATTTTAGCGGATGCACCTATACAGGGATTGCCGATAGATTATGTCATGGCGCTGCCATGGGCAGGACTGGACAACCAGGGACAGACACAGATCCGTAATCATGAGGGAAAGATCCTGAATGCCTATGATGGCGAGCCTGTCACGGATAAGGACTGGATCGCTGTGGGCCGCAGAGAACCGCCGGTATTTGGTGGATTCATTCATACGGTCCGTTATAAACAACTGAGTCTTTCCGCCAGAGCGACCTACTATCTGGGACACAAAATATTTAAACGGGATATCCTGCCGGGATTGTATCCTTCATGGGGACAGGCCCCCGGATTCCTGAACACCTCCAGTGCACTGGTAGACCGCTGGCGTAAACCAGGTGATGAGGCTTTTACAACGATCCCTGGTTTGCTGAATGCGAATTCGACCAGTCTGGAAAGGTATGTTCAGTCAGACCTGAACGTGATCAGCGCTTCCAATATCCGTCTTGATCAGCTTTCGCTGAACTATATCGTAGGCGCGGGTATGCTCAAAAAAATCGGTGCTATCAAAAGTATGACGTTAGGTGCTACGGCTGGTAACCTGGGTGTGATATGGCGTAAGAATAAAGACGGGATAGATCCGATGTATGTACTGTCCAACAACTATGCAACCCTTGCGCCGTCGGCGACCTATACGTTCAACCTAAATGTCTCATTCTAA
- a CDS encoding RagB/SusD family nutrient uptake outer membrane protein, protein MFSIKRLLYITLGSAAMLWNTGCRDYVEVIPQGKRALVNTVDYQWLMQNEGDIRVSYSFPLYAVDDYGIDYEPFQNGMASGQEAAYTWAVTFVGDQDDPDWTLFYKQIYVCNTIISEVRNSKGGTSQQKEQIRSQALVQRAYAYLMLVNNYARHYDKSTATTDPGVPLLLTPDLFASLQRASVQAVYDQIMADLKEAAAVLPDQSIITLLPSATSAYALMARAALYMADYESAAAYADSALARQSTLIDLRSYASSTTSFPQIYQDPEIILAKTVAVSPVYALSTDLLQLFEPGDLRYELYTNDGANFEWTPFPGRGYWRTRLSNTNAYTGPGVPEMMLIHAEADARKGRTAAALRTLNKLREKRFTTDTYADLTANSADEALRLVVDERRRELMGSGLRWFDQKRLNREPAFARTVIRRFLGTIYTLEPNSNRYLFPIPSKNIQFNPEISQNPR, encoded by the coding sequence ATGTTTAGCATAAAAAGACTTTTATATATCACATTAGGTAGTGCCGCTATGTTGTGGAACACCGGCTGCCGCGACTATGTTGAGGTAATTCCGCAGGGGAAAAGAGCGCTGGTGAATACAGTAGATTACCAGTGGCTGATGCAGAATGAAGGCGACATCCGTGTGTCTTACAGCTTTCCCCTGTATGCTGTGGACGATTACGGTATTGACTATGAGCCCTTTCAAAATGGTATGGCCAGCGGGCAGGAAGCTGCCTACACATGGGCGGTAACGTTTGTTGGCGATCAGGACGATCCCGACTGGACACTGTTCTATAAACAGATCTATGTCTGCAATACCATTATCAGCGAAGTGCGTAACAGCAAGGGCGGCACGTCACAGCAAAAAGAACAGATACGCAGTCAGGCGCTGGTGCAACGTGCTTACGCTTACCTGATGCTCGTGAATAACTATGCGCGTCACTATGACAAGTCGACTGCCACAACAGATCCCGGTGTACCTCTGCTGCTGACACCTGATCTGTTTGCCTCGTTACAGCGAGCGTCTGTGCAGGCAGTGTATGATCAGATCATGGCGGATCTGAAAGAAGCTGCCGCTGTATTGCCTGATCAGTCCATCATTACCCTGCTGCCTTCTGCTACCTCTGCCTATGCGCTGATGGCCCGTGCAGCATTGTATATGGCCGATTATGAAAGTGCGGCTGCATACGCAGATAGTGCACTGGCCAGACAGTCGACCCTGATCGATCTGCGTTCCTATGCCAGTAGTACAACGTCTTTCCCCCAGATATATCAGGACCCGGAGATCATCCTGGCGAAGACGGTTGCCGTATCTCCTGTGTACGCATTGAGCACTGACCTTTTACAGCTGTTTGAACCAGGCGATCTCCGTTATGAGTTATATACAAATGATGGCGCCAACTTTGAGTGGACACCGTTCCCTGGTAGAGGTTACTGGCGCACCCGGTTGTCAAATACCAACGCATATACAGGTCCCGGTGTGCCGGAGATGATGCTCATCCATGCCGAAGCCGATGCGCGTAAAGGTAGAACAGCGGCTGCGCTGCGGACATTGAACAAGCTGCGGGAAAAGCGTTTCACAACCGATACTTATGCCGATCTGACTGCCAATAGTGCAGATGAGGCACTACGCCTTGTCGTGGATGAACGCCGCCGTGAACTGATGGGCAGTGGCCTGCGATGGTTTGACCAGAAGCGTTTGAACAGGGAGCCTGCATTTGCCAGAACAGTCATACGCAGGTTCCTGGGAACGATCTATACGCTGGAACCAAACAGTAACAGGTACCTATTTCCAATACCTTCAAAGAATATTCAATTTAACCCGGAGATTTCACAGAATCCGAGATAA